One Malaclemys terrapin pileata isolate rMalTer1 chromosome 7, rMalTer1.hap1, whole genome shotgun sequence genomic region harbors:
- the FIBP gene encoding acidic fibroblast growth factor intracellular-binding protein, protein MTNDLDIFVGNTTLIDEEVYQLWLDGYSVSDAVSLRLRSGILEQTGATVDVLQSDTMDHYRTFHMLERLLHTPSKLIHQLHFQIPPSRQAMLIERYYAFDEAFVREVLGKKLSKGTKKDLDDVSTKTSITLKSCRRQFDNFKRVFKVVEEMRGSLVENIQQHFLLSDRLARDYAAIVFFANSRFETGKKKLQFLTFEDFAYCAEQMIQNWTLGAVDSNVDDMDVDLDKEFLQELKELKVLIADKDLLDLHKSLVCTSLRGKISVYNEMEANFKNLSRALVNMASKLIHTKDVRDFFIDLVEKFIEPCKSDKWTLNDVRLFLTQYTTSAHNLDAFRHQALWDRYMSTIKSCLLKMYHD, encoded by the exons CATCTTCGTGGGGAACACCACGCTGATAGATGAGGAGGTGTACCAGCTCTGGCTGGATGGGTACTCAg TGAGTGATGCGGTGAGCCTGCGGCTGCGCAGCGGGATCCTGGAGCAGACGGGGGCCACGGTGGACGTGCTGCAGAGCGACACCATGGATCATTACCGCACCTTCCACATGCTGGAGCGCCTGCTGCACACCCCCTCCAAGCTCATCCATCAGCTACACTTTCagatccccccctcccgccaggcCATGCTCATTGAAAG GTACTATGCCTTCGACGAGGCCTTCGTGCGTGAGGTGCTGGGCAAGAAGCTCTCCAAGGGCACCAAGAAGGACCTAGATGACGTCAGCACCAAGACAAGCATCACCCTCAAGAGCTGCCGGCGCCAG TTTGACAACTTCAAGCGGGTGTTTAAGGTGGTGGAGGAGATGCGGGGGTCCCTGGTGGAGAACATCCAGCAGCACTTCCTGCTCTCAGACCGGCTAGCCAG GGACTATGCTGCCATCGTCTTCTTCGCAAACAGCCGCTTCGAGACGGGCAAGAAGAAGCTACAGTTCCTGACCTTTGAGGATTTCGCTTACTGCGCAGAGCAGAtgatccagaactggacactgggAGCCGTGG ACTCCAATGTGGACGACATGGACGTGGATCTGGATAAGGAATTCCTGCAGGAACTCAAGGAGCTCAAGGTGCTGATCGCGGATAAGGATCTGCTGGATCTGCATAAGAG CCTGGTGTGCACGTCACTGCGCGGGAAGATCTCGGTGTACAACGAGATGGAGGCCAACTTCAAG AACCTGTCACGGGCACTGGTCAATATGGCCTCTAAGCTGATCCACACCAAGGACGTGCGTGACTTCTTCATCGACCTAGTGGAAAAG TTCATTGAGCCCTGCAAGTCAGATAAGTGGACCTTGAACGACGTCCGTCTCTTCCTGACGCAGTACACGACATCCGCTCACAACTTGGACGCCTTCCG GCACCAGGCTCTCTGGGATCGGTACATGAGCACCATCAAATCCTGCTTGCTTAAGATGTACCACGACTGA